The following proteins are co-located in the Haloarcula marismortui ATCC 43049 genome:
- a CDS encoding Hsp20/alpha crystallin family protein yields the protein MTHSNDPFETMFRLFAQTQREMMDDNLGRRMDDDSRRRMADSPGYRADRPAASTRSVDHRQHGIDTNLHVDETDDGYAVMVDLPGFERDDLAVRFEDGVLSIQGESTVAAETSDGARRHSRRVTERVTVPEPVMDDDITATYHNGVLEITLPRADDASDSNRIEIE from the coding sequence ATGACACACAGCAACGACCCCTTCGAGACAATGTTCCGACTCTTCGCACAGACGCAACGAGAGATGATGGACGACAATCTGGGCCGGCGGATGGATGACGATTCGAGACGCCGAATGGCTGACAGTCCCGGATACCGTGCCGACCGACCAGCCGCTAGCACGCGCTCGGTCGACCACCGCCAGCACGGCATCGACACGAACCTTCATGTCGACGAGACCGACGACGGGTACGCCGTGATGGTCGACCTCCCGGGCTTTGAGCGCGACGACCTCGCCGTTCGCTTCGAGGATGGTGTCCTCAGTATCCAAGGCGAATCGACTGTCGCTGCGGAAACGAGCGATGGCGCTCGCCGACACAGCCGACGAGTCACCGAACGTGTCACCGTTCCCGAGCCGGTAATGGACGATGACATCACGGCCACCTACCACAACGGCGTGCTCGAAATAACGCTGCCGCGCGCGGACGATGCCAGTGACTCGAACCGAATCGAAATTGAGTAG
- a CDS encoding GIY-YIG nuclease family protein: MVNESGIYNLDWLGFDWSPWLSLDPDSEELAALSTDAGLYRVRHETYGGLIYIGETGRSLRGRIRSLIRGVFDDEMPFSDPHTASPSLWAIADRHGSGFEVSGTTPPEAEDKQQRKAIEDALIALHRRETETNLIGNFGRMPPGYSKSKKRSSGVRGGHSDDDTLRSFLRGIDPLPWSNPTGITDQDWMGLSWSSPRPLSESAGNVPVDGGLYRIWNPDNVPPLEYIGESVTLSDRLNRHRRNRDKGLYFSYVTRPEFEEKFQLSQAESELLGAHWLACRKAPRDQY; this comes from the coding sequence ATGGTAAACGAGTCTGGTATCTATAACTTGGATTGGTTGGGCTTCGACTGGTCTCCGTGGTTGTCTCTTGATCCAGACAGTGAAGAACTGGCAGCTCTCTCGACCGATGCCGGGCTCTATCGAGTCCGTCATGAGACATATGGCGGACTGATTTATATCGGAGAAACAGGGAGAAGCCTGCGCGGTCGCATCCGGTCATTAATTCGCGGTGTGTTTGATGACGAGATGCCATTCAGCGATCCACACACTGCATCACCGAGTCTCTGGGCTATTGCAGATCGCCATGGATCTGGGTTCGAGGTATCAGGAACAACGCCACCAGAAGCTGAAGACAAGCAGCAACGAAAGGCAATTGAGGATGCTCTTATTGCGCTGCATCGGAGAGAAACCGAAACGAATCTCATCGGAAATTTCGGACGGATGCCACCGGGATACAGTAAATCGAAGAAGCGTAGCTCAGGAGTCCGTGGGGGACACAGTGACGACGATACGCTTCGAAGTTTTCTGCGAGGTATTGACCCACTCCCCTGGAGCAACCCTACCGGGATCACTGATCAGGATTGGATGGGTCTCTCTTGGTCATCACCCAGGCCCCTGAGCGAGTCCGCTGGCAACGTTCCTGTAGATGGTGGACTGTATCGGATCTGGAACCCTGATAACGTTCCACCGCTTGAATATATTGGAGAATCTGTTACCCTCAGTGATCGGCTCAATCGTCATCGGCGCAACCGTGATAAGGGCCTGTACTTTTCTTACGTCACTCGTCCGGAGTTTGAAGAAAAATTCCAGCTAAGCCAAGCTGAATCAGAACTCCTCGGGGCACACTGGCTTGCTTGTAGGAAGGCTCCTCGCGATCAGTATTAG
- a CDS encoding cold-shock protein: MAEGTVDFFNDTGGYGFIETDDADEDVFFHMEDVGGPDLEEGQEVEFDIEQADKGPRATNLTRL; the protein is encoded by the coding sequence ATGGCGGAAGGCACTGTCGACTTCTTCAACGACACTGGTGGTTACGGCTTCATCGAAACCGACGATGCGGACGAAGACGTCTTCTTCCACATGGAAGACGTCGGCGGCCCTGACCTCGAAGAGGGGCAGGAAGTCGAGTTCGACATCGAGCAGGCGGACAAGGGTCCGCGTGCGACCAACCTCACGCGACTGTAA
- a CDS encoding site-specific integrase encodes MRIKRNENHHSYRCWLTPDEYKQLKQTAGSYRDSLIVQLGGEVGLRSFEIPQVCPKHITQVDGHARLRVPEGKDTEGSGGKPRDAYLPEQVESEVLRYANVEEIDRDEPIIDLTERSVQRRVKETAERVGEETGNADWQKVSSHDLRRYYAQTLLVRERMNPRVVMEVGGWSSFSAIEPYLNAPTAGVVNEEFEGTTLS; translated from the coding sequence ATGCGAATCAAGCGTAACGAGAATCATCACTCGTATCGCTGCTGGCTTACCCCAGATGAGTACAAGCAACTCAAACAGACAGCTGGGAGCTATCGAGATTCGCTCATTGTTCAGCTTGGCGGTGAAGTCGGGCTCCGTTCTTTCGAGATCCCACAGGTCTGTCCAAAGCACATCACGCAGGTCGATGGGCACGCTCGGCTTCGTGTTCCCGAGGGAAAGGACACCGAAGGTAGCGGTGGGAAGCCCAGAGATGCATATCTCCCGGAGCAGGTTGAAAGCGAAGTCCTTCGCTACGCTAACGTCGAAGAGATTGATCGCGACGAGCCGATCATTGATCTAACCGAGCGGTCTGTGCAACGACGTGTGAAGGAAACAGCGGAGCGCGTGGGGGAGGAGACAGGAAACGCCGACTGGCAAAAAGTATCGAGTCATGATCTCCGGCGCTACTATGCTCAGACACTGCTCGTCAGAGAGCGGATGAATCCCCGTGTAGTGATGGAAGTCGGTGGCTGGTCGTCGTTCTCTGCCATCGAACCGTATCTGAATGCGCCGACCGCTGGCGTAGTCAACGAGGAGTTCGAGGGAACAACCCTCTCATAA
- a CDS encoding FAD-binding and (Fe-S)-binding domain-containing protein: MATDSGTRIDPSADEVSNYDYQNETVARSGLVDDLQARVNGEVRFDEYSRQLYATDASLYEVLPIGVVYPQSTEDVAAVMSYCAQREIPVLPRGGGTSLAGQTVNEAVVLDFSRYMNDLVGARPDDRRARAQPGIKLGDLNGELADHGLKFAPDPAWGDKSVLGGAIGNNSTGAHSLQYGKTDAYIEECEVVLADGTVTTFGEVTREELRDRADPDGDLEARIYAEIERILAEEGEEIESHYPDLKRNVSGYNLDWVLDDAQDGTINVASLLAGSEGTLAIVTEAEVSLEPIPETKSMGLLAYEGLIEAMEDVADILEHDPAAVEVLDDVLIDLAQDTAEFEDVVGMLPEGTRAVLIVEFYADDEESGRQKVADLLVDRTNGVDPAADPTADRTVVDTPIRAFDAMEAHDEAKREKFWKMRKSGLPILLSRTTDEKHGSFIEDTAIPPANLPEYVADFQEILEEHDTFASFYAHAGPGVLHIRPLINTKSVEGVETMESIADAVTDLVVKYGGSVSGEHGDGRARTQWNEKLYGPDLWETFQELKSAFDPDWLLNPGQVVGVDAGEVESGAMPERARTVDMTENLRFDPEYEFDAGFDPALEWDNDNGMQGMVELCHGCGGCRGPQETTGGVMCPTYRASEEEMTTTRGRANMLRQAMSGDLPDDPTDEEFMHEVLDLCIGCKGCAKDCPSEVDMAKLKAEVTHAYHQEHGSSLRDKVFANVDALAGLGSSFAPLSNLATKVPGARTVLEKAVGIAPDRTLPSFQRTTLQDWFDERGPQIPADEAERRALLFPDTYTNYSHPEVGKAAVRVLEAAGVHVQLADRTDSGRPAHSKGFLDQSRATARDNIDALVPAVKEGWDVVLVEPSDAVMFQSDYLDLLSGEDVETLAANAYGVCEYLDTFRLDEAADWDVPAETLTYHGHCHQKATKKDHHAVGVLRRAGYDVDPLDSGCCGMAGSFGYEAEHFSMSKAIGAILFDQIGESRGDTVVAPGASCRTQLDDWDESDGEPPHPVEKLDAALA, encoded by the coding sequence ATGGCAACCGATTCCGGCACCCGGATAGACCCTTCGGCTGACGAGGTATCGAACTACGACTACCAGAATGAGACTGTCGCTCGGTCTGGCCTCGTCGACGACCTACAGGCGCGCGTCAACGGCGAGGTCCGGTTCGACGAGTACTCGCGGCAGTTGTATGCGACCGACGCCAGCCTCTATGAGGTGCTGCCCATTGGCGTCGTCTATCCACAGTCAACCGAGGACGTGGCCGCGGTCATGTCCTACTGCGCCCAGCGTGAGATTCCGGTTCTACCGCGGGGCGGCGGGACGAGCCTCGCCGGCCAGACCGTCAACGAAGCCGTCGTGCTGGATTTCTCACGGTACATGAACGACCTCGTCGGGGCCCGGCCCGACGACCGGCGAGCGCGAGCCCAGCCGGGCATCAAGCTCGGCGACCTGAACGGGGAGCTGGCCGACCACGGGCTGAAGTTCGCGCCGGACCCGGCGTGGGGCGACAAGAGCGTTCTCGGCGGCGCTATCGGTAACAACTCCACCGGCGCACACTCCCTGCAGTACGGCAAGACCGACGCCTACATCGAAGAGTGCGAGGTCGTCCTCGCGGACGGCACCGTCACCACGTTCGGCGAGGTCACCCGCGAGGAACTGCGCGACCGAGCGGACCCCGACGGTGACCTCGAAGCCCGGATTTACGCCGAAATCGAGCGAATACTCGCCGAGGAGGGCGAGGAGATTGAGAGCCACTACCCGGACCTGAAGCGCAACGTCTCTGGGTATAACCTCGACTGGGTGCTCGACGACGCACAGGACGGGACCATCAACGTCGCCTCGCTGCTGGCCGGCAGCGAAGGGACCCTCGCAATTGTCACCGAGGCCGAGGTGTCTCTGGAGCCGATTCCAGAAACCAAGTCGATGGGCCTGCTCGCCTACGAGGGGCTCATCGAGGCTATGGAAGACGTGGCGGACATTCTCGAACACGATCCGGCTGCCGTCGAGGTGCTCGACGACGTACTCATCGACCTGGCCCAAGACACCGCCGAGTTCGAAGACGTGGTTGGGATGTTGCCCGAGGGGACTCGGGCGGTCCTCATCGTAGAGTTCTACGCCGACGACGAGGAGAGCGGGCGACAGAAAGTCGCCGACCTGCTTGTGGACCGAACGAACGGCGTCGACCCCGCCGCCGACCCGACCGCGGACCGGACCGTCGTTGACACGCCGATACGGGCGTTCGACGCTATGGAGGCCCACGACGAGGCGAAACGCGAGAAATTCTGGAAGATGCGCAAATCCGGCCTCCCGATACTACTCTCGCGGACGACTGACGAGAAACACGGCTCGTTCATCGAGGACACCGCCATCCCGCCGGCGAACCTCCCGGAGTACGTCGCCGACTTTCAAGAGATTCTGGAGGAGCACGACACCTTCGCCTCCTTCTACGCCCACGCCGGCCCCGGCGTGCTCCACATCCGGCCGCTCATCAACACCAAGTCGGTCGAGGGCGTCGAGACCATGGAGTCCATCGCCGACGCGGTGACCGACCTCGTCGTCAAATACGGCGGGAGCGTCTCGGGCGAACACGGTGACGGCCGCGCCCGCACGCAGTGGAACGAGAAGCTCTACGGCCCGGACCTCTGGGAGACCTTCCAGGAACTCAAGTCCGCGTTCGACCCCGACTGGCTGCTCAACCCCGGGCAGGTCGTCGGTGTCGACGCGGGCGAGGTCGAGTCCGGCGCGATGCCCGAGCGGGCGCGCACTGTCGATATGACCGAGAACCTCCGTTTCGACCCGGAATACGAGTTCGATGCGGGCTTTGACCCCGCGCTGGAGTGGGACAACGACAACGGGATGCAGGGGATGGTCGAACTCTGTCACGGCTGTGGCGGCTGTCGCGGCCCGCAGGAGACGACCGGTGGCGTGATGTGCCCGACCTATCGAGCATCCGAGGAGGAAATGACGACGACGCGGGGGCGGGCAAATATGCTCCGGCAAGCGATGAGCGGCGACCTGCCGGACGACCCTACGGACGAGGAGTTCATGCACGAGGTGCTCGACCTCTGTATCGGCTGCAAGGGGTGTGCGAAGGACTGCCCGAGCGAGGTCGACATGGCGAAGCTCAAAGCCGAGGTGACACACGCCTACCATCAGGAACACGGGTCCAGCCTGCGGGACAAGGTGTTCGCCAACGTCGACGCGCTGGCCGGGTTAGGCAGTTCCTTCGCGCCACTGTCAAACCTCGCGACGAAGGTGCCGGGCGCTCGAACGGTGCTGGAGAAGGCGGTCGGTATCGCCCCCGACCGCACGCTGCCGAGCTTCCAGCGCACGACGCTGCAGGACTGGTTCGACGAACGCGGCCCGCAAATCCCGGCGGACGAAGCCGAGCGGCGGGCGCTGCTGTTCCCCGATACGTACACGAACTACAGCCATCCCGAGGTCGGGAAAGCCGCCGTTCGCGTCCTCGAAGCCGCGGGCGTCCACGTCCAGCTCGCCGACCGAACCGACAGCGGACGGCCGGCCCACTCGAAGGGCTTTCTGGACCAGTCCCGGGCGACCGCGCGGGACAACATTGATGCGCTCGTCCCCGCGGTCAAGGAGGGCTGGGACGTGGTGCTGGTCGAACCAAGCGACGCCGTGATGTTCCAGTCGGACTATCTAGACCTGCTGTCGGGCGAGGACGTGGAGACGCTGGCCGCCAACGCCTACGGCGTCTGTGAGTACCTCGATACCTTCCGACTGGACGAAGCGGCCGACTGGGACGTGCCGGCCGAGACGCTGACCTACCACGGCCACTGTCACCAGAAGGCGACAAAGAAGGACCACCACGCCGTCGGTGTCCTCCGACGGGCCGGCTACGACGTGGACCCGCTGGATTCGGGCTGTTGTGGCATGGCCGGCTCTTTCGGCTACGAGGCCGAGCACTTCTCGATGAGCAAAGCCATCGGCGCGATCCTGTTCGATCAGATCGGCGAGAGTCGCGGCGACACCGTGGTCGCGCCCGGCGCATCCTGTCGCACGCAACTGGACGACTGGGACGAAAGCGACGGCGAACCGCCGCATCCGGTGGAGAAGCTCGATGCGGCCCTAGCCTGA
- a CDS encoding DUF2075 domain-containing protein, producing MLIYENTKSGLLKDILSDDLVSRIEAKYAAKGLGGVSPNEKRAWRNSFQYIHKVLAGSEIPDDAGVAIEFKIPLTSRRVDLMISGRDKDGNANVVVVELKQWEGEDTERVSGKDGIVETYVGGGIRETTHPSYQAWAYANFLRDFNIQIQETPINLHPVAYLHNYEPEYRSAIDNEIYAPYTEEAPLYLKGDAVEFRDYLEERIQVGDRGELLREIADSGLRPSKSLQDSVQEMLNGNHEFTLLDSQKVVFERAVELAEQCQEDGQKRVLLVEGEPGTGKTVVAINILAELLQNDLTAQYVSKNAAPRDVYEQKLRGDMMVKTINHLFKGAGSYVDEEANAVPALIADEAHRLNEESNFFGRGENQIMEIINAAQFSVFFIDESQRVHIDDIGSKDEIRKFADELGAEIKETALESQLRCGGSGDYIEWVDDVLEIGDTETPEDIGLDYDVRLFDSPETLHEAVERKNEQTDLSRVVAGYCWEWDTDGQSDPDYVDIEIGDYRRSWNLKSSDPWAIDEGSIDEVGCIHTCQGLEFDYVGVIIGPDLRYRNGEIITDYEERASSDRSVFGMKKMFDEEPEEAQELAGELIKNTYRTLMTRGMKGCYIYCCDDELQAYLQERLDAVAE from the coding sequence ATGCTGATTTACGAGAACACCAAATCGGGACTCCTGAAGGATATTCTGTCGGATGACCTTGTTTCACGAATAGAGGCCAAGTACGCAGCGAAGGGGCTCGGTGGGGTGAGCCCCAATGAGAAACGGGCTTGGCGGAACTCGTTCCAGTATATCCACAAGGTCCTCGCTGGAAGCGAAATTCCAGACGACGCTGGTGTTGCCATTGAGTTCAAAATTCCGCTAACATCACGGCGTGTGGATCTCATGATCTCTGGGAGGGACAAAGACGGTAACGCGAATGTCGTCGTGGTGGAGCTGAAACAGTGGGAAGGGGAAGACACCGAGCGAGTCAGTGGAAAAGACGGTATCGTAGAAACGTACGTCGGTGGTGGTATCCGGGAGACAACGCACCCGAGCTACCAAGCGTGGGCCTACGCGAATTTCCTTCGAGACTTCAATATCCAGATCCAGGAGACACCGATCAACCTTCATCCGGTCGCATACCTCCATAACTACGAGCCCGAATATCGCTCGGCTATCGATAACGAAATCTACGCACCGTATACAGAGGAAGCACCGTTGTACCTCAAGGGCGATGCCGTTGAGTTCCGGGACTACTTGGAGGAGCGAATTCAGGTCGGTGACAGAGGTGAGCTGCTCCGCGAGATTGCAGACAGCGGTCTCAGGCCCAGTAAATCGCTACAAGATTCGGTTCAGGAGATGCTCAACGGCAATCATGAGTTTACCCTACTCGATTCACAGAAGGTAGTCTTCGAAAGAGCAGTTGAGCTGGCGGAGCAGTGCCAAGAAGACGGACAGAAACGTGTTCTTCTCGTGGAGGGAGAGCCAGGAACGGGCAAGACCGTTGTGGCGATTAATATTTTAGCAGAGCTACTGCAAAACGATCTGACCGCACAGTACGTCTCGAAGAACGCCGCACCCCGAGATGTGTACGAACAGAAGCTCAGAGGCGACATGATGGTCAAGACCATCAATCATCTATTCAAGGGTGCCGGCAGCTATGTCGATGAAGAGGCAAATGCGGTCCCAGCGCTCATCGCCGATGAAGCACACCGTCTCAACGAGGAGTCGAACTTCTTTGGTCGTGGCGAGAACCAGATTATGGAAATTATCAACGCCGCGCAATTCAGTGTATTCTTTATCGACGAGAGTCAGCGCGTGCATATCGACGATATCGGGTCTAAGGACGAAATCAGAAAGTTCGCAGATGAGCTGGGCGCGGAAATAAAAGAGACTGCGCTGGAGTCTCAGTTACGATGTGGCGGGTCCGGAGACTACATTGAATGGGTTGATGATGTGCTGGAGATAGGCGATACAGAAACACCTGAAGACATTGGTCTTGATTATGATGTTCGGTTATTCGATTCACCAGAAACACTCCATGAAGCTGTTGAGCGAAAGAATGAGCAAACCGATTTGTCTCGAGTCGTGGCCGGCTATTGCTGGGAGTGGGATACGGATGGCCAGAGTGACCCAGATTACGTCGATATCGAGATAGGTGACTACAGACGTAGCTGGAATCTCAAAAGTAGCGATCCATGGGCTATCGACGAAGGTTCAATCGACGAGGTGGGTTGCATCCACACGTGCCAGGGGCTCGAGTTCGACTATGTAGGAGTGATCATTGGTCCCGATCTCCGGTATCGGAATGGCGAGATAATTACCGACTACGAGGAACGCGCTAGCAGCGATCGCTCTGTCTTCGGTATGAAGAAGATGTTTGACGAAGAGCCTGAGGAAGCACAGGAGCTGGCTGGTGAACTAATCAAGAATACTTACCGGACGCTCATGACACGAGGGATGAAAGGGTGCTATATCTACTGTTGTGATGATGAGCTGCAGGCTTATCTGCAAGAACGACTTGACGCGGTTGCTGAATAA
- a CDS encoding site-specific integrase: MTRNADRRIENLQERIECAEEMSEDDQDVLQAFDNRLALLGSQYGKERREKLLRHCVRIAEEVGGLADTLDDKRAAEDIVRWIHDTYGNEESNRDYRVAFRMFGKHVTDGDEIPDSIAWVSATTSKDYNPMPNPAKMLWWDEHIKPMLDECRHARDKALIAVAWDSGARSGEIRNLTVGDVSDHKYGLRISVDGKKGERSVILTTAVPQLQQWLNVHPAPEQPDAPLWSKLNKPEDISYQMKLKILKKHARKAGVNHCDVTFTRMRKSSASYLASDGVNQAHIEDHHGWDRGSDVASRYVAVFGDANDRAIAQAHGVDVEEDESEPIAPVTCPRCRNETPRDEPTCVWCSQAMDAAAVEELEAEQRETRAELLRIARDDPELLDDLDRVEQFIELGDENPEILREAREFATTGQG; this comes from the coding sequence ATGACGAGAAACGCAGATCGTCGCATCGAGAATCTGCAGGAGCGTATCGAGTGCGCCGAAGAGATGAGTGAAGACGACCAGGACGTGCTGCAGGCCTTCGACAACAGGCTTGCCCTGCTCGGGAGTCAGTACGGAAAGGAGCGCCGTGAGAAGCTCCTCAGACACTGTGTGCGAATCGCCGAGGAAGTTGGCGGGCTGGCTGACACCCTTGACGACAAGCGAGCTGCCGAGGACATCGTCCGCTGGATTCACGATACCTACGGCAACGAGGAGTCCAACCGGGACTACCGTGTCGCCTTCAGGATGTTCGGGAAGCACGTCACTGATGGCGACGAGATTCCCGACAGTATCGCGTGGGTCTCGGCGACCACGTCGAAGGACTACAACCCGATGCCGAACCCGGCCAAGATGCTCTGGTGGGACGAACACATCAAGCCCATGCTGGATGAGTGCCGACACGCCCGTGACAAGGCGCTCATTGCCGTTGCGTGGGACTCCGGAGCCCGCAGCGGGGAAATCCGCAACCTGACTGTTGGAGACGTTTCTGACCACAAATACGGCCTGCGTATCTCCGTCGACGGGAAGAAGGGCGAGCGGTCGGTCATCCTGACGACCGCTGTTCCCCAACTGCAGCAGTGGCTGAACGTGCATCCAGCGCCGGAACAGCCCGATGCCCCGCTCTGGTCGAAGCTCAACAAACCGGAGGATATCAGCTACCAGATGAAGCTCAAGATCCTCAAGAAGCACGCACGAAAGGCGGGCGTGAACCACTGCGACGTGACCTTCACCCGTATGCGGAAGTCCTCCGCGTCCTATCTTGCTTCGGACGGCGTGAATCAGGCCCACATCGAGGACCACCACGGCTGGGACAGAGGATCTGACGTTGCCTCTCGCTACGTCGCTGTCTTTGGCGACGCCAACGACCGCGCTATCGCACAGGCACACGGCGTCGACGTTGAGGAAGACGAGTCCGAACCGATTGCGCCGGTTACGTGTCCGCGGTGCCGAAACGAAACGCCCCGAGACGAACCCACCTGCGTCTGGTGCAGTCAAGCGATGGACGCGGCGGCTGTCGAGGAACTGGAAGCGGAGCAGCGGGAGACTCGGGCGGAACTGCTCCGTATCGCTCGGGATGACCCCGAGCTGCTCGACGACCTCGACCGCGTCGAGCAGTTCATCGAACTCGGAGACGAGAACCCCGAAATCCTCCGAGAAGCCCGGGAGTTCGCCACTACCGGACAGGGCTGA
- a CDS encoding cold-shock protein: MAKGTVDFFNDTGGYGFIDTEDADEDVFFHMEDIGGPDLEEGQELEFDIEQADKGPRANNVTRL, encoded by the coding sequence ATGGCGAAAGGAACGGTTGATTTCTTCAACGACACTGGCGGTTACGGTTTCATCGACACTGAGGACGCGGACGAGGACGTCTTCTTCCACATGGAAGACATCGGCGGCCCGGACCTCGAGGAAGGACAGGAGCTCGAATTTGACATCGAGCAGGCGGACAAGGGTCCGCGCGCCAACAACGTCACGAGGCTCTAA
- a CDS encoding ATP-binding protein, translating into MYRGSRARLAPWLLAGFGLAFTGAAIVWHLGIETQRIGQVGGPALALVLDGLLPLVLVYGSYRLVSSSTPGEQIWTVFVWSVIGSLAVGAVIGLSVFIRMMEGRTIAEPVFVTLLAMETGAVTGLIAGTLAVRARQDASRATRTANTLSFVNDLFRHDIANGLVVIDGRATIIRRNADSDTVQTAADAIHEQVTELDSLVDNAGAVVETLSSDPAFEPTDIVGIAGAVIQRIEQTHPITIELQAPDSAMAYTNEAARPVLRNLIENAIEHGTPAAELSAEGTATDGAALPSEAQRAETTELTGDRYHQPSVFVAIRETDDVIETHVVDDGPGIPDDQRDSVFDPRAGDTHGGGLHLVETLVTSFGGDISLADTASKTDAAFPDTDLDGAHFVVELPRA; encoded by the coding sequence ATGTACCGTGGTAGCCGGGCCCGCCTTGCGCCGTGGCTGCTTGCTGGCTTCGGACTCGCGTTCACAGGTGCGGCCATCGTCTGGCACCTCGGTATCGAGACACAGCGTATCGGACAGGTCGGCGGCCCTGCGCTCGCGTTGGTCCTCGACGGGCTACTGCCGCTGGTGCTAGTGTATGGCAGCTATCGCCTCGTCTCGTCGTCGACACCGGGGGAGCAGATATGGACCGTCTTCGTCTGGAGCGTTATCGGCAGCCTTGCAGTCGGGGCTGTCATCGGTTTGAGCGTCTTTATCCGCATGATGGAGGGTCGAACAATCGCCGAACCGGTGTTCGTCACCCTGTTGGCGATGGAGACGGGCGCTGTCACGGGACTCATCGCGGGCACGCTTGCGGTTCGGGCCCGTCAGGATGCCAGTCGCGCGACCCGAACCGCGAACACGCTGTCGTTCGTCAACGACCTGTTTCGACACGATATCGCGAACGGACTCGTCGTTATTGATGGCCGCGCGACGATCATTCGACGGAACGCCGACTCGGACACGGTTCAAACGGCAGCGGACGCGATCCACGAGCAGGTAACCGAACTCGATAGCTTGGTCGACAACGCCGGGGCGGTCGTTGAGACCCTCAGTTCCGACCCGGCATTCGAACCGACCGACATCGTCGGGATTGCCGGGGCGGTGATACAGCGAATCGAGCAAACACATCCCATCACCATCGAACTTCAAGCCCCGGACAGCGCAATGGCATACACCAACGAGGCCGCTCGCCCGGTTCTCCGGAACCTCATCGAGAACGCTATCGAACACGGGACGCCGGCAGCAGAACTCTCCGCTGAGGGGACCGCGACGGACGGAGCAGCGCTGCCGAGCGAGGCACAGCGGGCGGAGACGACAGAGTTGACGGGAGACAGATATCATCAGCCATCGGTGTTCGTCGCGATCCGCGAGACCGACGATGTCATCGAGACCCACGTTGTCGACGACGGTCCGGGAATTCCCGACGACCAGCGTGACAGCGTTTTCGACCCGCGGGCGGGCGACACGCACGGCGGCGGACTCCATCTCGTCGAAACGCTCGTTACGAGTTTCGGCGGCGATATCTCCCTCGCTGACACCGCCAGCAAAACCGACGCGGCCTTCCCCGATACCGACCTTGACGGCGCGCACTTCGTCGTCGAACTCCCGCGAGCGTGA
- a CDS encoding nucleotide pyrophosphohydrolase translates to MEFDDLNKEIREFCEKRNWSQYHSPKDLAIGLSTESNELLDIFRFKSQSEQLEMISNPDRQSEVEDELADVLFFLLRFADLHDIDLEDALEKKIEKNRERYPKEEYESSNRKYNE, encoded by the coding sequence ATGGAGTTCGACGATCTAAACAAAGAGATCCGAGAGTTTTGTGAGAAGCGCAACTGGAGTCAGTACCACAGTCCGAAAGACCTCGCTATTGGGCTCTCCACCGAATCCAACGAACTGCTCGATATCTTCCGTTTCAAGAGCCAGAGCGAACAATTAGAGATGATATCCAACCCAGATAGGCAATCCGAGGTTGAAGACGAACTCGCCGATGTACTGTTCTTTCTCCTGCGATTTGCAGATTTACATGACATTGATCTTGAGGACGCGCTGGAGAAGAAGATTGAAAAGAACCGAGAGCGGTACCCGAAAGAAGAATACGAGTCCAGCAACAGAAAATATAACGAGTAA